The following are encoded together in the Macadamia integrifolia cultivar HAES 741 chromosome 10, SCU_Mint_v3, whole genome shotgun sequence genome:
- the LOC122091495 gene encoding clathrin light chain 2-like: protein MSSSFADSPASTRPFDDDGYLGYDPRLPSQRFDSFSNFADNESVKDSVGDSSPIFNNPSYSAGDDGFISQTVPETPSPQSIYASGGGFPSFSPESNGKAFDDGYVASDGPILPPPSEMQSEEGFALREWRRLNAIRLEEKEKREKELLNQIIDEADEYKIEFYRRRMVTIETNKATNREKEKMFLANQDKFHAEADKNYWKAISELVPYEVPAIEKKRGKKDQEKKPSIVVIQGPKPGKPTDLSRMRQILVKLKHNPPPHMKPSPPPAPAPATAKDAKASLAAATAPKAVTPEAVAVA, encoded by the exons ATGTCTTCTTCCTTCGCCGACTCTCCCGCGTCCACTCGTCCCTTCGACGACGACGGCTACTTGGGCTACGATCCTCGCCTCCCTTCGCAACGTTTTGACTCGTTCTCTAATTTCGCGGACAACGAGTCTGTCAAGGACTCAGTCGGTGACTCGTCTCCCATCTTCAATAACCCATCTTACAGCGCCGGAGACGACGGCTTTATTTCACAGACTGTGCCGGAAACCCCGTCTCCGCAGTCGATCTATGCTAGCGGCGGTGGATTCCCGTCTTTCTCTCCGGAATCTAATGGAAAGGCGTTTGATGATGGTTATGTCGCGTCGGATGGGCCGATCCTGCCGCCTCCATCGGAGATGCAATCTGAGGAGGGTTTCGCACTTAGAGAGTGGAGAAG GCTTAATGCAATTCGACtggaggaaaaggagaagagggagaaagaattGTTGAACCAAATAATTGATGAAGCAGATGAATACAAAATTGAGTTCTACCGGAGGAGGATGGTCACAATTGAGACAAACAAAGCCACTAacagggagaaggagaag ATGTTTTTGGCCAATCAGGACAAGTTCCATGCGGAGGCTGACAAGAATTACTGGAAGGCAATTTCAGAACTCGTACCTTATGAAGTACCGGCTatagaaaaaaagaggggaaagaaGGACCAGGAAAAGAAGCCTTCAATTGTTGTTATTCAGGGGCCAAAGCCTGGGAAGCCAACTGATCTTTCAAGGATGCGCCAGATTCTTGTGAAGCTCAAGCACAATCCACCTCCTCACATGAAGCCTTCTCCACCTCCTGCACCGGCACCTGCCACTGCTAAAGATGCTAAAGCCAGCCTTGCTGCTGCTACTGCCCCGAAGGCTGTCACTCCTGAGGCTGTAGCTGTTGCTTGA